A genomic segment from Peribacillus sp. ACCC06369 encodes:
- a CDS encoding amidohydrolase family protein encodes MSRSYWLTNVRLENGFTYNENETVTGTETGNYHIKIENGKISSILLAEESITDQDPQHDVQGLLMVPSFKEMHIHIDKTYYGGPWKACMPAINGVKTRIEEEQALLPELLPTAKARAEKMLDLLLSFGSTHIRTHCNIDPVIGLKNLEATIQALEGYKDKLTYEIVAFPQHGLLRSNSAGLVREAMKNGANLVGGVDPATIDENIERSLETIMDIAVESNSDIDVHLHDPDHLGLFTMKRLASMTEDAGWQGRVTVSHASGLADLSVAEATGIAERFSETGISITSTVPIFRTIPIPLLHEKGVKVELGNDSITDHWTPFGIGDNLEKAGRLAERFRMIEERSLAKSLQFITGGKTPLNQDGVKAWPNVGDEANIVLLEASCSAEAVARRSKRAAVIFRGNVVSGSISSFETTGV; translated from the coding sequence ATGTCACGATCATATTGGTTGACGAATGTACGCTTGGAAAATGGTTTTACTTATAATGAAAATGAAACGGTTACCGGCACTGAAACCGGAAATTACCACATCAAGATTGAAAATGGAAAAATATCCTCGATTTTATTAGCGGAGGAATCGATAACAGATCAGGATCCACAGCATGATGTTCAAGGTCTCCTGATGGTCCCTTCGTTTAAGGAAATGCATATTCACATTGATAAAACGTACTATGGCGGTCCGTGGAAGGCCTGCATGCCTGCCATAAATGGCGTGAAAACCCGGATAGAGGAAGAGCAGGCTTTACTTCCTGAGTTATTGCCTACCGCTAAAGCAAGAGCAGAAAAAATGCTGGATTTATTATTGAGCTTCGGATCTACCCATATACGCACCCATTGTAACATTGACCCCGTTATAGGTCTGAAAAATTTAGAGGCTACCATTCAAGCGCTCGAAGGATATAAGGATAAATTGACGTATGAAATCGTCGCATTCCCACAGCATGGACTATTACGCAGCAATTCCGCAGGACTAGTAAGGGAGGCCATGAAAAATGGGGCGAATCTGGTAGGAGGCGTGGATCCAGCCACCATTGATGAAAATATAGAGCGGTCTCTTGAAACGATCATGGATATCGCGGTTGAATCGAACTCCGATATTGATGTCCATTTACATGATCCGGATCACCTTGGACTCTTTACCATGAAACGCCTCGCTTCGATGACGGAAGACGCAGGGTGGCAAGGAAGGGTAACGGTTAGCCACGCCAGCGGTTTGGCAGATCTTTCCGTTGCAGAGGCTACGGGTATAGCCGAAAGGTTTTCGGAAACAGGAATATCCATTACATCCACAGTGCCTATCTTCAGAACGATCCCCATTCCCCTGCTCCATGAAAAAGGGGTGAAAGTTGAACTGGGCAATGACAGCATCACTGATCATTGGACACCCTTCGGCATCGGTGACAATCTGGAAAAGGCCGGTCGCCTTGCTGAGAGGTTTCGCATGATTGAGGAACGTTCTTTAGCTAAAAGCCTGCAGTTCATAACAGGAGGGAAGACCCCATTAAACCAAGACGGGGTCAAGGCATGGCCCAATGTCGGGGATGAGGCGAATATCGTTTTGCTTGAAGCTAGCTGTTCCGCGGAAGCGGTGGCCAGAAGGTCAAAGCGTGCCGCTGTCATTTTTAGGGGCAATGTTGTAAGCGGATCTATTTCATCTTTCGAGACGACAGGTGTTTAA
- a CDS encoding glutathione ABC transporter substrate-binding protein → MGLKRGTGKLFLVMIMVIIITGCSSNNDVSKTANDQSKASNEGGTLVIARLSDAENLDQQFMSTINAASVTHHKIYEGLVQRDENSEIQPMLAEKWKQINDTTWEFKLREDVTFHDGTPFNADAVKKTFDRLLDPKVASPRAVVFDMVKEVKPIDEFTVQFILKEPFSPLLSILANHEGGIISPKTIEKFGKKIIQEPNGTGPFVFDSWSPGQEITLMKNKSYWGDKPKLDKVIFKVVPEDSTRISMIDTGEAQIAEPLPVAVMDQVESSPAMDVYRSEGYGTEYLGFNVNNEPFNDVRVRKAIAHAIEMDSIIKGVFNNVGVKANSLMGSKVFGYNEDLEAYEYNLKEAKKLMAEAGYSKGLDATILTMDSKERVNLAEVLQSQLKGIGINLKVQVMEYGSFVEQVNKGQSEMFIISWRNATGDADYNQYNLFHTDSQGAAGNTFFYSNPKVDSLIDAARREKEEGKRKELYAEAQEIEMGDTPYIPVRVIENVAAVATEVKGFSISPSGYLDINDVTIK, encoded by the coding sequence ATGGGGTTAAAACGTGGAACAGGAAAGCTTTTTCTAGTCATGATCATGGTTATCATAATTACGGGCTGTTCTTCTAACAATGATGTAAGCAAAACGGCAAATGATCAAAGCAAAGCATCAAACGAAGGGGGTACATTGGTTATTGCCCGTTTGTCCGACGCTGAGAATTTGGATCAGCAGTTCATGTCCACGATTAACGCCGCTAGTGTCACTCACCATAAAATCTATGAAGGTCTTGTACAACGGGATGAGAATAGTGAGATACAGCCAATGCTAGCAGAAAAATGGAAGCAAATAAATGACACGACCTGGGAATTCAAGCTTAGGGAAGACGTAACGTTTCATGATGGCACGCCTTTTAATGCAGATGCAGTAAAAAAGACGTTTGATCGACTATTGGATCCAAAGGTCGCTTCTCCTAGAGCGGTAGTATTCGATATGGTAAAAGAGGTGAAACCGATTGATGAATTTACCGTGCAATTCATTCTGAAGGAACCTTTTTCCCCGCTCCTTTCCATATTGGCGAATCACGAAGGCGGCATCATCAGTCCGAAAACAATTGAAAAGTTTGGCAAAAAGATCATCCAGGAACCGAATGGAACCGGTCCTTTCGTTTTTGATTCATGGTCCCCAGGGCAAGAAATCACATTGATGAAAAACAAAAGCTATTGGGGAGATAAGCCAAAATTGGACAAGGTCATCTTCAAGGTCGTCCCTGAAGATTCAACGAGGATATCGATGATTGATACCGGTGAAGCGCAGATTGCTGAACCTCTTCCTGTAGCTGTCATGGACCAGGTGGAATCTTCACCGGCAATGGATGTTTACCGCAGTGAAGGGTATGGCACCGAATATTTAGGGTTCAATGTCAATAATGAACCGTTCAATGATGTCCGGGTCAGAAAAGCCATTGCCCATGCCATAGAAATGGATTCGATCATCAAGGGTGTCTTCAATAATGTGGGAGTAAAGGCGAACTCATTGATGGGCTCTAAAGTATTCGGGTACAACGAAGATTTGGAAGCCTATGAATACAATCTGAAAGAAGCAAAGAAACTGATGGCTGAAGCTGGATATTCAAAAGGTTTGGATGCGACCATCCTGACGATGGACAGTAAGGAAAGAGTGAACTTGGCTGAAGTCCTGCAATCCCAACTAAAAGGGATTGGAATTAATTTGAAGGTACAGGTCATGGAGTACGGTTCGTTCGTGGAACAAGTGAATAAAGGGCAATCGGAAATGTTCATCATCAGTTGGAGAAACGCGACCGGAGATGCTGATTATAATCAATATAATCTTTTTCATACGGATTCACAGGGGGCGGCTGGAAATACATTCTTTTACAGCAATCCAAAGGTTGACAGTTTAATAGATGCTGCCAGAAGAGAAAAGGAAGAAGGGAAACGTAAAGAACTATACGCAGAGGCACAGGAAATCGAGATGGGTGACACCCCGTATATTCCTGTAAGGGTCATTGAAAATGTTGCTGCAGTCGCGACAGAAGTAAAAGGGTTTTCGATCAGCCCTTCAGGCTATTTGGATATAAATGACGTAACGATAAAATGA
- a CDS encoding amidohydrolase family protein yields MKTKLKGRYVIGYDGCDHVILENAEIVYEKDTILYVGKNYPEEVDEVMDAGNAIISPGFIDLNALGDIDHDILHFEAGSNRQKNLLWSENHIQSGHPELMTEEEESFKSLYAYSQLILHGVTTAMPITSVFYKSWAETYEELAAAAKHAAELGLRIYLGPSFQSGMRVVEPNGNIKLHWDEKAGEAGLRKAVEFVEKFDGAHGGMVRGMLAPERIESQTAEQLKQIKYYSGKLDVPIKLHAAQGSFEFNTIWEAYRVTPIRYLYDLGFLGPRTGIPHAHFVSGYSGAKYGQGDDLALLRETNTTVIHCPLIIGRHGEALESFAKYKRAGINIALGTDTFPPDMFQNVRTGSMLSRMVEREAEGSAFADFFRSATLDAAAFLGRNDLGRIAAGAKADIIAIDLDSYHMGVIDDPIRTMFVSGSGRDVKLSIINGKVVMKDQKIPNLDLMEIKYKGQKYFDKMRRGYMERDYQKLPEKELFKPSFKVVESISDTEVKTIYENK; encoded by the coding sequence ATGAAAACCAAGCTTAAAGGAAGATATGTAATTGGGTATGACGGGTGCGATCATGTCATTTTGGAAAATGCAGAGATCGTTTATGAAAAAGACACGATTCTGTATGTCGGAAAAAATTATCCGGAAGAAGTGGACGAGGTAATGGATGCCGGTAACGCCATTATCAGTCCCGGGTTCATCGATTTAAATGCATTAGGGGACATTGACCATGATATTTTACATTTTGAAGCCGGTTCCAACAGACAGAAAAACCTTCTCTGGTCAGAGAATCATATACAAAGCGGACATCCCGAATTAATGACCGAGGAAGAAGAATCCTTTAAATCTTTATATGCTTATTCACAACTCATTCTTCATGGTGTGACGACGGCCATGCCCATCACTTCCGTTTTTTATAAAAGCTGGGCCGAAACCTATGAAGAATTGGCAGCTGCGGCAAAACATGCAGCTGAATTGGGGTTAAGGATTTACCTGGGACCAAGTTTCCAATCAGGAATGAGAGTCGTCGAGCCTAACGGAAATATAAAACTGCATTGGGATGAAAAGGCCGGGGAAGCGGGATTGCGGAAAGCGGTGGAGTTTGTAGAAAAATTCGATGGAGCCCATGGAGGCATGGTCAGAGGGATGCTCGCTCCAGAACGTATAGAGTCTCAAACTGCAGAGCAATTAAAACAGATCAAATATTACAGTGGAAAATTGGATGTACCGATAAAGCTCCATGCTGCACAAGGAAGTTTTGAATTCAATACCATATGGGAAGCTTATCGTGTCACACCGATCAGATATTTGTACGACCTTGGCTTTCTGGGTCCAAGAACAGGGATACCGCATGCCCATTTTGTTTCAGGATACAGTGGAGCGAAATATGGACAGGGGGATGACTTGGCGCTGCTAAGAGAAACGAATACAACAGTGATTCATTGCCCTCTGATTATCGGGAGGCATGGGGAGGCGTTGGAATCATTCGCTAAATATAAAAGGGCAGGGATAAATATCGCGCTTGGAACGGACACCTTCCCTCCGGATATGTTTCAGAACGTCAGGACAGGCAGCATGCTCTCACGGATGGTGGAAAGAGAAGCGGAAGGCTCTGCATTTGCCGATTTCTTTCGGTCAGCCACTCTTGATGCGGCGGCTTTTCTTGGCAGGAACGATCTTGGCCGCATTGCAGCAGGGGCCAAGGCTGATATCATTGCGATTGATTTGGACAGTTATCATATGGGTGTAATCGATGATCCCATTCGAACCATGTTCGTAAGCGGATCAGGAAGAGACGTTAAATTATCCATCATAAATGGAAAAGTAGTCATGAAGGATCAAAAAATCCCCAATCTTGATTTAATGGAAATCAAATATAAGGGGCAAAAGTATTTCGATAAGATGAGAAGAGGATATATGGAAAGAGATTATCAGAAGCTTCCTGAGAAAGAATTGTTTAAGCCATCATTTAAGGTCGTCGAATCGATAAGCGATACAGAAGTGAAAACCATTTACGAAAACAAGTAA
- a CDS encoding amidohydrolase family protein: protein MIDLLLIHGTVITMDQNRRILQDGAIAINQGRILAVDSTEKLKLKYEAVKVIDCSHQCILPGLIDVHGHGGHSMFKTIAMENIDFWMPIMTNTYKHFVTDDFWYYEGKLSSLERLKAGVTTGVSVLGSMPRSDEPIFAINHAKAYAEVGIREVVCTGPCNPPWPHSFSRWIDGKRVVKEVSYEEVLKGAEAVIEALNHANEDRTRAFITPFVIVTSVDPSNPTSPDRLYGLNDHDLYQAKKIREIARKYNTRIHSDAFGGMIHLAIQDKENALLGPDVHLQHCRGISFDEARILAETGTNVSASPGFGQVHARTPITELLEMGATVAISTDGTSPSTSFDMFQAMRKTQFVHQAALRDYYYLPPGKLLEMITKDAAKCIGWDDEIGSLEIGKKADVITVNLHQPHLTPEFMHVHRLVFQAVANDVEHVIVDGKLIMEGRNVRTVHESTVLNEANEEAFSTIKRAGLEKYMQPTKYFWGHARAYVDEKRYDEREGAASMRKGE, encoded by the coding sequence ATGATAGATTTACTGCTAATCCATGGAACCGTGATAACCATGGATCAAAACAGGAGAATTCTGCAGGATGGCGCCATCGCCATTAATCAAGGAAGGATTTTAGCCGTTGATTCAACCGAAAAACTGAAATTGAAGTATGAGGCTGTAAAAGTCATTGATTGCAGCCATCAGTGTATATTGCCCGGATTAATAGATGTTCATGGTCATGGGGGACATTCCATGTTCAAAACGATTGCAATGGAGAATATTGATTTTTGGATGCCCATCATGACAAATACGTACAAGCATTTTGTTACGGATGACTTTTGGTATTACGAAGGAAAGCTGTCCTCCCTTGAGAGATTAAAGGCGGGAGTGACAACCGGGGTGAGCGTTTTAGGATCCATGCCACGATCCGATGAACCGATTTTCGCCATCAATCATGCAAAAGCATACGCCGAAGTGGGAATCAGGGAAGTGGTTTGCACGGGTCCTTGCAACCCTCCATGGCCCCATTCATTCAGCCGGTGGATTGACGGAAAGAGAGTGGTGAAGGAAGTTTCCTATGAAGAAGTATTGAAGGGGGCGGAAGCGGTGATCGAGGCACTGAACCATGCGAATGAAGACCGCACGAGAGCCTTCATTACACCATTTGTCATTGTGACATCCGTTGATCCTTCCAATCCCACATCACCTGACAGGCTTTATGGGCTGAATGATCATGATCTTTATCAAGCGAAGAAAATAAGGGAGATTGCCAGGAAATATAACACAAGGATACACTCCGATGCCTTTGGCGGGATGATTCATTTAGCGATACAGGATAAGGAAAATGCCCTATTGGGTCCGGATGTCCATTTACAGCATTGTCGGGGCATTTCCTTCGATGAAGCAAGAATACTGGCAGAAACAGGTACCAACGTCAGTGCATCACCTGGATTTGGACAGGTTCATGCACGCACCCCGATAACTGAATTATTGGAGATGGGTGCAACTGTGGCGATCTCCACGGATGGGACTTCCCCTTCCACAAGTTTCGATATGTTTCAGGCAATGAGGAAAACGCAGTTCGTTCACCAGGCAGCCCTTAGGGACTACTATTATTTACCCCCAGGCAAACTGTTGGAAATGATCACGAAAGATGCTGCGAAATGCATTGGCTGGGATGATGAAATAGGCTCCCTGGAGATCGGAAAAAAAGCGGATGTCATTACGGTCAATCTGCATCAGCCTCATCTGACCCCTGAATTCATGCATGTTCACCGGCTTGTTTTCCAAGCAGTGGCGAATGATGTGGAGCATGTCATCGTGGATGGGAAATTGATCATGGAAGGGAGGAATGTACGGACGGTTCATGAAAGTACAGTGCTGAACGAAGCGAATGAAGAGGCCTTTTCAACGATAAAGCGTGCCGGGCTCGAAAAGTATATGCAGCCGACGAAATATTTCTGGGGACATGCCAGGGCATATGTAGATGAAAAAAGATATGACGAACGAGAAGGCGCTGCCTCAATGAGGAAAGGGGAATAA